The DNA segment AAAGTCAAAGAGCATATCGTCGTCCACATCCTGCTCACTCTTCTTGGGCCTCACAAAGCCAGTGGAAGCTTTTGGGTTATGAGCACTGGCCAAAGAACCAGAGGGAGAACTTGAGACACCAGCTGTCCCAGCCATGAGAGTCGCATTGGATTTCTTGATGTTGCCCGCAGCTGCGGAGATGTAGCTGGATGTGTTCCGAGAATGTTCAGGGACATGGTATGCTGTAGATGGGCCGTCAGTGTACTTTTGGCTGTTGTATTCTGGGGTAGCAGCCGAATCACCTTCGTAGAATGACATTCGCGATGATGATCTGGTCTCATTGTTGTGTAGTGCAGTGGCTGCTCCTTGATCCATTTTGTTCAGGAAGTCTTCAGCCTTCCCAGCAATCTCCGCAAACCAAGACATTTTGCAATCTATTTGGGGAAACccaaatacaagaaaaaaacaaaatgagattTATAGGACAAGTATCGGGTGAttgcattttttaatatataaacaGGAAACAAAATCAGCTGATTCGGATGCATTTTCCTTCACAAAATGAAGGCCTACGTGAAACGCTATGATTTGATCTCTACTCTCCCTTAACGTTTGAAGGAAATTAACTATGACTGTAATGTGtatgaaatacaaaaaacgACGCTTATTTTTTTTGCATCGCATCAATACACCATACATGGAACATGATCTTGGAAGGGATTTCGGGTGAATACAAGCTTACTGATACACGTCTTTCCTTGTAGAATAAGAAAAATAGGACTTTAATATCCTTTGTATGCAGCGTGTTTAGCTTACTCAAATGAACATCGCAACACAATTACATTGAAGACTTAACATGACGGGATAGCGCCACCGGTGTGAAGCTGCAACACAAAATAATGTAACACAAAATTGCTAACAGATTAGCTGGTTAGCTCGGGAAAGATTGCCACTTACCGTTATCAGCGACGCACCAATGACAGAAAATGTGACTCGGCTATATATCACAGATGTTATACGGCAAAACGAGGTACAAACATGCTTTTGATATAAACACGATCCCCGAACATTATCAGCCACATAAAACAGGAGGTAAACTTCTCAATACGTGGACCAGGAAGCTGCTTCCGAGTATAGGACCCAACAACAGTGTGCCCGCAGCAAagcctgaataaaaaaaaaataataaaaaaagctgAACTATAATAGGAAAAATATTTAACTTACAAAACGTATACCACTTCATAGTATTGAAAGGCAAACCTTTCAATGAAAATCTTTAGTTACCATAGACAACAGCATGGGAAACACAACCAAGACACCAACATTTAAgaaacagtttttatttttttcgatCTCACTCAAAAATGCATATTTACATGGCATGCCACATAGATACAGAAACTGACTATAAACAATTGATAACACATCGCTCCTCCTCTTGGAGTAAGGGGCCAAACAAGTGAGAAGAAAATAAGCAACACTTTACCCAGTCATAGAAAATGTTTCATCTTTAATCAGGTCTTTGATAAAAAGTTGGACAACCAGTCGACATGTACCAAACATTCAATTCAAGTTTGTAGACAGCGATCCATAGGCTGGGCTTTGTTAGAGCTTGAGATCATCCCTTACTGAGGAGTGACTGAAACACTAGGAGTGGCCGAAGATTATTGACAGCAGTTTATGTTCCTTGTAGACAAGCTGGTGGCCTCCCAACAGTGTTAGAATAGTGTCCTTGCTCCCCAACCACAACACAGAAATCTATGAACTTCAGGTCATCCATGTGAGAGGAGCGATGATGGATACATTAAAAGGACTGGAGCTCAAATGGGATAattgaaaaataacaacaaaaatatggaTTTCCGAGAGAGATCCTTGAGAAAAATGTCGCACAATAATTATTTCCTCTTTGTCTGGATAAAAAGTCTGTTTGCCATTCACTCCcgcatacacacaaacacacgctctCACACTTCCTCACCCAAAGACACCAGCAATCTGGTTTCTGAATCAGAAACTGGCCATGTTAGATCAGCCCCCTTCTTTTCTTGTAGTCCTCCAAATTAAGTGACCTGCGGGGAGCACCGTCCTTCACCGGCAGTGCGTTGGAGCTCACAGACAGAGACTTGGCCTCTGTTGAAGAGCGGAGAATGAGATGGTGCTTCCAAGATCAGATTGGAAGTCGAAAACAAACGGACAACAATAACGCTCACCTGCATTTGGAACCTGGAGATCAATCTTCACATCAAAATCATGAACTTTGAACAAGtcttctgagaggtcagtggcTGGCTTGGGaacatctttttcttttgtctctgcTGGTCCCTAAAAGAGAAAGACACGGGTATCAGGGAGAATTGTCAGTGACATGTTTTAAAAGTTAAACTTATACATATGAATTATTAGTCAGAAGTAGATCCATGTGGACATCACTCTGAAAGATCTGCTTACCACTTTGTTTTTTCCTGCCGTGGAAGGATCTGCACCTGAACCGGAGCCATACTTTTGATTCAGATGAGCGAGAATAGCTGCATGGACTGACGGGTCTCTGGCCTACAATAGCAAAGTAAAGCACTTGAATACTGGGCGTCGGGCTTTGGTCACATATGTGCACCTTTAACCTACATTAGACACCATTGTGGGTTTGCACTGTCTTCTAGTGAAGGGGTCCATTTGCTGGTTTTTGGAGTTCTGTCCCTCAGCCTGAATAATTAAAAAGTTTTAGTGTCTTATTGAAACAACAgcataaataatgaaactacTGCAGTGATACGCACCACAAGAGCCTTTTCAGACTCCACAATATTCCAGCTTCTGTTCCTCTGATTAATGTAGCTGAAAGGTCAAAGAGAATACGACATAAGCGTCTGGTTATGCAATAattttatgataaaaaaaatgacatgacaaaaaaGTTTTGATTGGACAAGTGTACAGATCCAAACCTGATAGCGGAGATGCTCTTGGTCCTCTGTCTGTCCAGCGCCTCcgctctctcctccagctcattcAACTCATCCTGGATGACCTTGGCCTTGTCGCCGTCCCCGCTCTCTTCTGCCATGGCCTAAATAGGTGAAGCAGATAaaacttttcaaaataataatgtatcaaaatgaaaaagtagCCGCTAAAATGTGCACAGTGAAACATCCAATATGAGGAAAGATCTTCACACCTTATCTTTCAATAGCTGCGTTTTCTTCATGGCGTAATTTGGAGGTGCTTTTCGGAACCGGTCCTTTTCTTTGACAATCTAAGAAAAAAGGAGGATGAGTTGTCAAAAGTTTAAAGTAGAAAATGTGAATCGCCATTGGGCAGACATACATCTTCAATGTCTTTGTCGTTGAACTTGTAGTTCATGGCTTCTTTGATGGACTGCTCCTTTTTGGTGATTTCATCCAGTGTCGGCACCTGCATCCCTGCAACCACCATCTGGACACAACAAACAAAgttccaaaaatgtattttaagaaGAGCGATTGGCTTATTTTGAGTAGGAGGAGAGATTTGATCTACTCACCGCCTCTTTCCATTTCATGAACTCATGCTCTGTGAAGTCCTGATTCGATACAAACTCAAGTCGAAAGACTCGTGTGTCTCCACCGTGCCTGAGATGTGACGTTCAATTGATTAAAATAATGGTCAAATGGGCAGCGATTCTTCAAATGAACTCACCTTAGCTGCAGTCCTTTGTTCGTCCGTGTAGATCCCAGCTGATACACCTTCATCGTTTCAACAACGTCCATGATCTCAGCCACCTTCAAACAGCCAACAATACAATTTCATGTCAAGCTAATTCCAACAGTTTGTGATGCTCCGAATGTTTCTCACTCTGTAAACtggtttgctgctgctgttcccgATGCCTATCCTGACGAAACAGCCGGTCACTGTTTTAGCGAAGAAGGGCATGTGGCACCAGCGTTCTAACTTGTGCCTGGACA comes from the Synchiropus splendidus isolate RoL2022-P1 chromosome 16, RoL_Sspl_1.0, whole genome shotgun sequence genome and includes:
- the rtf1 gene encoding RNA polymerase-associated protein RTF1 homolog isoform X1, which gives rise to MVSVKKRRGRVVIDSDSEDSASDDNLDQELLSLAKRKRVDSGEQDEPVSKPSASTDSETSDSDDEWTVGGTKGKRKLKPGKGSEKKSTTKKKVNKASGSSDGDSSGESSAPEEGEVSDSESNSSSSSSDSDSSEDDVFRDGYDDDLMGDAEDRARLEQMTEKEREQELFNRIEKREVLKRRFEIKKKLKTAKKKEKEEKKKKQEEEQEKKKQSQVQDPQVVMSHNKERRSKRAEKPDKKSQAMEELKAEREKKKNKTAELLAKRQPLKTSEVYSDDEEEEEEDDKSSVKSDRSSRSSSSYDDDEKEESPPKSQPVSLPDELNRIRLSRHKLERWCHMPFFAKTVTGCFVRIGIGNSSSKPVYRVAEIMDVVETMKVYQLGSTRTNKGLQLRHGGDTRVFRLEFVSNQDFTEHEFMKWKEAMVVAGMQVPTLDEITKKEQSIKEAMNYKFNDKDIEDIVKEKDRFRKAPPNYAMKKTQLLKDKAMAEESGDGDKAKVIQDELNELEERAEALDRQRTKSISAISYINQRNRSWNIVESEKALVAEGQNSKNQQMDPFTRRQCKPTMVSNARDPSVHAAILAHLNQKYGSGSGADPSTAGKNKVGPAETKEKDVPKPATDLSEDLFKVHDFDVKIDLQVPNAEAKSLSVSSNALPVKDGAPRRSLNLEDYKKRRGLI
- the rtf1 gene encoding RNA polymerase-associated protein RTF1 homolog isoform X2 encodes the protein MELLSLAKRKRVDSGEQDEPVSKPSASTDSETSDSDDEWTVGGTKGKRKLKPGKGSEKKSTTKKKVNKASGSSDGDSSGESSAPEEGEVSDSESNSSSSSSDSDSSEDDVFRDGYDDDLMGDAEDRARLEQMTEKEREQELFNRIEKREVLKRRFEIKKKLKTAKKKEKEEKKKKQEEEQEKKKQSQVQDPQVVMSHNKERRSKRAEKPDKKSQAMEELKAEREKKKNKTAELLAKRQPLKTSEVYSDDEEEEEEDDKSSVKSDRSSRSSSSYDDDEKEESPPKSQPVSLPDELNRIRLSRHKLERWCHMPFFAKTVTGCFVRIGIGNSSSKPVYRVAEIMDVVETMKVYQLGSTRTNKGLQLRHGGDTRVFRLEFVSNQDFTEHEFMKWKEAMVVAGMQVPTLDEITKKEQSIKEAMNYKFNDKDIEDIVKEKDRFRKAPPNYAMKKTQLLKDKAMAEESGDGDKAKVIQDELNELEERAEALDRQRTKSISAISYINQRNRSWNIVESEKALVAEGQNSKNQQMDPFTRRQCKPTMVSNARDPSVHAAILAHLNQKYGSGSGADPSTAGKNKVGPAETKEKDVPKPATDLSEDLFKVHDFDVKIDLQVPNAEAKSLSVSSNALPVKDGAPRRSLNLEDYKKRRGLI